A window of Bacteroidota bacterium contains these coding sequences:
- a CDS encoding DUF4965 domain-containing protein encodes MISLFTFTVSFFTTQAQVNKAPAYPLITHDPYFSIWSTTDKLNESTTKHWTGRDHSLLGFLSVDGKLYKFLGEPAKELKALVADADFQSYSCRYTETKPGTDWLNADYDDSKWQTGQGIFGTKDAGSKTIWTSREIWIRRVFDLQSVNVNELLLRTKYDDNVEIYLNGEKIFNAGCCSANKEVPLSKEITKKLKKGKNVLAIYCENTGGQAYIDAGLYELLPGPHIQQAVQKSIEITATQTKYEFNCGPVSLKVDFLSPLLMNDLDLYSRPITYISFNVMSTDGKQHDLKLFFNSSPDIARNRASQTVTEKFYKKDGILFQQSGTQEQPVLKRKGDDVRIDWGYAYLAIEEKAGIDLRAPPTVSHMPAGAFMVGNLEIDYGKIKSVPIEKTIILAYDDLYSIQYFGQNLQAWWKKKFPTIEDLIKTSFDEAGQITERCDKFDKKLYEDAVKAGGETYAKLCVLAYRQSLAAHKLVRGPNNEVLFPQKENFSNGSIWTVDVTYPSAPLTLIYNPDLLKGMVEPLMYYSESGKWTKPFPAHDLGTYPLANGQTYPEDMPVEEAGNMIILTAAICKAEGKFDFARKHWTVLSQWVEFLVKDGFDPANQLCTDDFAGHLARNVNLSMKAIMGIGAYAQMAKGLNKRGEAGNYHNIATDYAAKWIQMADDGDHYSLTFDKKGTWSQKYNLVWDKLLGLNLFPQSVYDKEIKYYLTKQNAFGLPLDSRRTYTKSDWIIWTATLANNQNDFEALIKPIFKFATETPTRVPLCDWHETTDGKQVGFQARSVVGGYFIKMLENKWKK; translated from the coding sequence ATGATTTCACTTTTCACGTTTACCGTTTCATTTTTCACAACGCAAGCCCAGGTAAATAAGGCCCCTGCTTATCCGTTGATTACACATGATCCTTACTTCAGCATCTGGAGTACTACAGACAAGCTGAATGAAAGCACAACCAAACATTGGACAGGGAGAGATCATTCATTACTTGGTTTTTTAAGTGTGGATGGCAAACTCTACAAATTTCTTGGTGAGCCGGCTAAAGAACTGAAAGCATTAGTTGCTGATGCCGATTTTCAATCTTATAGTTGCCGGTATACTGAAACAAAACCTGGTACTGATTGGTTAAATGCTGACTATGATGATTCGAAATGGCAAACAGGACAAGGTATATTCGGAACAAAAGATGCCGGTTCAAAAACGATTTGGACCAGCCGTGAAATATGGATACGCAGAGTGTTTGATCTTCAATCTGTAAATGTGAATGAACTATTGCTGCGTACCAAGTATGACGATAATGTAGAGATATATCTGAATGGTGAAAAGATCTTCAATGCGGGTTGCTGTTCAGCAAATAAAGAAGTGCCTCTATCAAAAGAAATTACAAAGAAACTAAAAAAGGGAAAAAATGTGCTGGCTATCTATTGTGAGAACACAGGCGGTCAGGCTTATATAGATGCAGGGTTGTATGAATTATTACCCGGCCCACATATTCAACAAGCTGTTCAGAAATCAATTGAGATAACAGCTACACAAACAAAATATGAATTTAACTGTGGCCCTGTTTCTCTTAAAGTCGATTTTCTTTCACCATTGCTTATGAACGATCTGGATTTGTATTCACGACCTATTACTTATATCAGTTTTAATGTAATGTCAACTGACGGCAAGCAACATGATTTGAAATTGTTTTTTAATAGTTCGCCGGATATTGCACGCAACAGGGCCTCGCAGACGGTTACAGAAAAATTCTATAAAAAAGATGGAATTCTCTTTCAGCAATCAGGCACTCAAGAACAGCCTGTACTGAAAAGAAAAGGTGATGATGTAAGAATTGATTGGGGTTATGCTTATTTGGCTATAGAAGAAAAAGCTGGAATTGATCTCAGGGCACCACCCACTGTATCGCATATGCCAGCCGGAGCGTTTATGGTAGGTAACTTAGAAATTGATTATGGGAAAATAAAATCTGTTCCAATTGAAAAAACAATCATTCTGGCTTATGATGATCTGTATTCCATTCAATACTTTGGTCAAAACCTGCAGGCATGGTGGAAGAAGAAATTCCCAACAATCGAAGATCTAATTAAAACATCATTTGATGAAGCCGGACAAATTACAGAACGCTGCGATAAGTTTGACAAAAAACTATATGAAGATGCTGTAAAAGCCGGTGGCGAAACTTATGCAAAACTTTGTGTGCTGGCTTATCGTCAATCTTTAGCTGCACATAAATTAGTAAGAGGCCCGAATAATGAAGTTTTGTTTCCACAGAAAGAAAATTTCAGCAACGGCTCAATATGGACAGTAGATGTTACTTATCCTTCTGCACCCCTTACTTTAATTTATAATCCTGATCTGTTGAAAGGAATGGTAGAGCCGCTGATGTACTATAGTGAAAGCGGTAAATGGACAAAACCTTTTCCTGCACATGACCTGGGAACTTATCCATTGGCGAATGGACAAACATATCCTGAAGATATGCCGGTAGAAGAAGCAGGAAATATGATCATTCTTACAGCAGCTATTTGCAAAGCCGAAGGCAAATTTGATTTTGCCAGAAAACATTGGACAGTGTTGAGTCAGTGGGTTGAGTTTTTGGTAAAAGATGGATTTGATCCGGCCAACCAATTATGCACGGATGATTTTGCCGGGCATCTTGCACGGAACGTGAATTTGTCAATGAAAGCAATTATGGGTATTGGAGCTTATGCGCAAATGGCAAAAGGATTAAACAAAAGGGGAGAAGCAGGCAATTATCACAACATTGCAACAGACTATGCGGCTAAATGGATACAAATGGCTGATGATGGCGACCATTACTCACTGACCTTTGATAAAAAAGGAACATGGAGCCAGAAATATAACCTGGTTTGGGATAAACTGCTTGGCTTAAATCTTTTTCCTCAATCTGTTTACGATAAAGAAATAAAATACTATCTCACCAAACAAAATGCATTCGGTTTGCCGCTTGATAGCCGCAGGACCTACACAAAATCGGATTGGATAATCTGGACTGCAACGCTGGCAAATAATCAAAATGATTTCGAGGCATTGATCAAACCCATATTTAAATTTGCAACTGAGACACCAACAAGAGTACCACTGTGCGATTGGCATGAAA